One window of the Clostridiales bacterium genome contains the following:
- the pyrE gene encoding orotate phosphoribosyltransferase, protein MVIDILKECGALLEGHFLLSSGRHSDKYIQCAKLLQYPDKAEKVLSVVAKKIEDLDFDVVVGPAMGGVIVSYELGRQLGRKAVFTERENGVMTLRRGFEIEKGQRVLISEDVITTGKSSLETAKVIRKLGGEVAGIACIADRGTCTMEYPVYSAVKLLIESWDAENCPLCKQGIPYVKPGSRGLK, encoded by the coding sequence ATGGTGATAGATATATTAAAAGAATGCGGAGCTCTTTTAGAGGGTCATTTTCTGTTATCGTCCGGAAGGCACAGTGATAAGTATATACAGTGCGCAAAACTCCTGCAGTATCCTGATAAGGCGGAAAAAGTGTTAAGCGTTGTTGCAAAGAAAATTGAGGATTTGGATTTTGATGTCGTCGTAGGACCTGCAATGGGAGGCGTAATCGTATCATATGAGCTTGGGAGACAGCTTGGCAGAAAGGCTGTATTCACAGAGCGTGAAAACGGAGTCATGACCCTTAGAAGGGGATTTGAAATAGAAAAAGGCCAGAGGGTGCTTATAAGCGAGGATGTAATCACAACCGGCAAATCTTCCCTTGAAACAGCAAAAGTCATAAGAAAACTCGGTGGGGAAGTCGCAGGTATTGCATGCATAGCCGACAGGGGTACATGTACCATGGAATATCCCGTATACAGTGCCGTAAAGCTTTTGATTGAGAGCTGGGACGCTGAAAACTGCCCTCTGTGCAAGCAGGGCATACCGTATGTAAAACCCGGAAGCAGAGGATTAAAGTAA
- a CDS encoding dihydroorotate dehydrogenase — protein MMEVEICNVKFKNPVIAASGTFGFGREYNEIFDVSKLGGIVSKGLTLNKREGNRGIRIFETRSGVMNSVGLQNPGIDEFIKYELPFMLKLDTVAIANLGGESIDEYIKGAQMLDNTRVQFIELNISCPNVKHGGMAFGIKSKVAYEVVSKVRGVVKKPLIVKLSPNAENIADMAEKCCEAGADAISLVNTFKAMAIDIKKRKPVFENVTAGLSGPAIKPIALRMVYEVASAVDVPVIGMGGIANYKDAIEFIMAGASAVQVGTANFIKPDICISLIDGIRNFMETEGIKDLEEIRGIIRR, from the coding sequence ATGATGGAAGTTGAAATATGCAATGTGAAATTTAAAAATCCTGTTATAGCAGCATCAGGCACCTTTGGCTTTGGCAGGGAATACAATGAAATATTCGACGTATCGAAGCTTGGAGGGATTGTATCTAAGGGCTTAACACTAAATAAGAGGGAAGGCAACAGAGGCATACGCATTTTTGAGACCAGATCAGGTGTGATGAACAGCGTGGGGCTTCAAAACCCTGGCATTGACGAGTTTATAAAATATGAGCTGCCTTTCATGCTCAAGCTTGATACCGTTGCAATAGCAAATTTGGGCGGAGAAAGCATCGATGAGTATATAAAAGGTGCTCAAATGTTAGATAATACAAGGGTGCAGTTTATTGAGCTAAATATATCATGTCCGAATGTGAAGCATGGGGGGATGGCATTTGGGATAAAGTCCAAAGTTGCATACGAGGTGGTATCGAAGGTGAGAGGCGTCGTGAAAAAACCTCTTATAGTCAAGCTTTCGCCTAATGCGGAGAATATAGCGGATATGGCTGAAAAATGCTGCGAGGCCGGGGCTGACGCGATATCTTTGGTAAATACGTTTAAAGCTATGGCAATAGATATAAAAAAAAGAAAACCGGTATTTGAAAATGTAACGGCAGGCCTTTCGGGTCCGGCCATAAAACCGATTGCCTTAAGGATGGTTTATGAAGTGGCATCTGCCGTCGATGTGCCTGTTATAGGTATGGGAGGAATCGCAAATTATAAAGATGCTATAGAATTTATAATGGCAGGTGCCAGTGCGGTACAGGTAGGGACGGCAAATTTTATAAAACCGGATATCTGCATAAGTTTAATAGATGGTATAAGGAATTTTATGGAGACAGAAGGCATAAAAGATTTAGAAGAAATTAGAGGAATAATCAGGAGGTAA
- a CDS encoding dihydroorotate dehydrogenase electron transfer subunit has translation MLPVYATNKILKNTKVYKNIFIMTVSGNYDIIPGQFFMVRSWGIELLLSRPLSVFDAGCGYVSFLYEIRGRGTKILSGMKAGDSISMLGPLGNGFDLSNIKGRAAMVAGGIGLTPMLYTAKKMVGCEVDLYAGFREDVYIVDKFKEYVDNIYLATDSGKAGHKGFITDIFDPKKYSVVLCCGPWTMMEKVIKKCIKCDVLIFISMERRMACGVGACLGCTCKTKNGNKRVCKDGPVFNGRDVIIG, from the coding sequence ATGCTGCCGGTATACGCAACGAATAAGATACTGAAAAACACAAAAGTGTATAAAAATATATTTATTATGACGGTATCGGGAAATTACGATATTATACCGGGACAGTTTTTTATGGTACGCTCATGGGGAATAGAACTGCTCCTTTCAAGGCCTTTAAGCGTATTCGACGCCGGATGCGGTTACGTATCGTTTTTATATGAGATAAGGGGCAGGGGCACAAAAATATTGAGCGGCATGAAGGCTGGAGATAGTATAAGCATGCTGGGGCCTCTCGGAAACGGCTTTGATTTAAGTAATATAAAAGGTAGAGCAGCCATGGTAGCCGGCGGGATAGGACTTACGCCTATGCTTTACACTGCGAAAAAGATGGTCGGATGTGAGGTGGATCTTTATGCAGGATTCAGGGAAGATGTTTATATAGTGGATAAATTCAAAGAATATGTGGACAATATATACCTTGCAACGGACAGCGGAAAAGCAGGGCATAAGGGATTTATAACAGATATATTCGATCCCAAAAAATATTCTGTGGTCCTTTGCTGCGGTCCATGGACAATGATGGAAAAGGTCATAAAAAAGTGTATAAAATGCGATGTTCTGATTTTTATATCCATGGAGAGAAGGATGGCCTGCGGCGTGGGAGCATGCTTAGGATGCACATGTAAAACTAAAAATGGCAATAAGCGCGTATGCAAAGATGGGCCGGTATTTAACGGCAGGGATGTGATTATAGGATGA
- the pyrF gene encoding orotidine-5'-phosphate decarboxylase — protein MIIDRLYESVKNKGNVCVGLDTSPEYIPNCFLKEHDNLEDGLFDFNKRIIDAVSDVCACFKVQIAYYEALGLAGLLAYKRTLKYIKNCGCISIADIKRGDIANTARMYAKAHFTGDFESDFVTLSPYMGFDSLEPYLDYVRDFEKGIFILVRTSNKGAFDIQYMEDKRGIKVYRHVADKVCKIASYYKGKCGYSSIGGVIGCTHVDEGAALRRDFGDMFMLIPGYGAQGGTAGDVAVYLRGGNGGIVNSSRGILLSYKKHEDGEKKFDMYARDEVIEMREAIWNAAGIRNE, from the coding sequence ATGATAATAGACAGGCTCTATGAGAGCGTAAAAAACAAAGGAAACGTCTGCGTTGGGCTTGATACATCCCCGGAGTATATACCAAATTGTTTTTTAAAGGAACATGATAATTTAGAAGACGGGCTGTTTGATTTTAATAAAAGGATAATAGATGCCGTATCTGATGTATGTGCATGCTTCAAGGTGCAGATAGCTTATTATGAAGCTTTAGGGCTTGCGGGACTTTTAGCCTATAAGAGAACTTTGAAGTATATAAAAAATTGTGGATGTATATCTATTGCGGATATTAAAAGGGGAGACATAGCAAATACGGCAAGGATGTATGCAAAGGCACATTTTACGGGAGATTTTGAAAGCGATTTTGTAACCCTCAGCCCTTATATGGGGTTTGACAGCCTGGAACCATATCTGGATTATGTCAGGGATTTTGAAAAGGGAATTTTCATACTTGTCAGGACATCCAATAAGGGCGCTTTTGATATACAGTATATGGAGGATAAAAGAGGAATAAAGGTATACAGGCATGTCGCGGATAAAGTATGTAAAATCGCTTCATATTATAAAGGGAAATGCGGTTACAGCTCCATAGGCGGTGTAATAGGCTGTACGCATGTAGACGAGGGTGCCGCCTTGAGGAGAGATTTTGGGGATATGTTTATGCTCATACCGGGTTATGGAGCGCAAGGAGGCACCGCAGGGGATGTAGCCGTATACCTCAGAGGCGGCAATGGCGGGATTGTGAATTCATCAAGAGGTATACTCCTTTCATATAAAAAACACGAAGACGGTGAAAAAAAGTTTGATATGTATGCAAGGGACGAAGTCATTGAAATGAGGGAGGCGATCTGGAATGCTGCCGGTATACGCAACGAATAA
- a CDS encoding dihydroorotase, whose translation MELLVKGARVVDSSQDFEGDVYIRNGKIDEIGKSLSKDCSVIDGKGLTILPAFVDLHSHFRDPGQTYKEDILSGSRAAAAGGYTAVNLMANTDPPCSSMEIVEYVKNKADEAGLIDVYQSISITKNMEGNDISHLEKIDKGVKIISDDGKGVLSIDIMYKAMVKAKDMGIIVMTHEEDESIAKYDARLSENIMTIRDIVLSEYTLCPLHIAHVSTKEAMKSIMDAKKRGVPVTCEVTPHHISLDNSVDYKVNPPLRDATDVKFLIESIKDGFVDVISTDHAPHTMEDKRNGARGISGLETAFCVCFTKLVHEGNISLSRLSEIMSKNPARILKLNKGEIKIGYDGDLVLVDLNKKIKVDAKNFESKGKNTPFDGMEFYGKVLMTVKGGRVIYDNRQAL comes from the coding sequence ATGGAATTATTGGTTAAAGGCGCAAGGGTTGTCGACAGTAGCCAGGATTTTGAAGGTGACGTATATATAAGAAATGGAAAGATAGATGAAATAGGGAAAAGCCTTTCGAAGGATTGTTCCGTTATCGATGGAAAAGGTCTTACCATTTTGCCTGCGTTCGTGGATTTGCACAGCCACTTCAGGGATCCGGGCCAAACTTATAAAGAAGATATACTGTCCGGAAGCCGTGCTGCTGCGGCAGGCGGCTATACGGCCGTCAATCTTATGGCAAATACGGATCCCCCATGCAGCAGCATGGAAATTGTCGAATATGTTAAAAATAAAGCGGATGAGGCGGGTCTTATCGATGTTTATCAGAGTATATCCATAACGAAAAACATGGAGGGAAATGATATAAGCCACCTTGAAAAAATAGATAAAGGTGTAAAGATAATTTCAGATGACGGGAAAGGCGTTTTGAGCATCGATATAATGTATAAAGCCATGGTCAAGGCAAAAGATATGGGTATCATCGTTATGACCCATGAAGAAGATGAAAGTATTGCAAAGTATGACGCGAGGCTATCGGAAAACATAATGACCATAAGGGATATAGTCCTTTCGGAATATACCCTTTGTCCTCTGCATATTGCTCATGTAAGCACAAAGGAAGCCATGAAGAGTATAATGGATGCGAAAAAAAGAGGCGTTCCGGTAACCTGTGAAGTTACGCCTCATCATATAAGTCTGGATAACAGCGTCGATTATAAAGTAAATCCTCCATTAAGGGATGCAACGGATGTAAAATTTTTGATCGAGTCTATAAAAGATGGATTTGTGGATGTGATTTCCACAGATCATGCCCCCCACACTATGGAGGACAAAAGAAATGGTGCAAGAGGCATATCAGGTTTAGAGACAGCATTTTGCGTATGCTTTACGAAGCTTGTTCATGAGGGGAACATATCTCTTAGTAGGCTTTCTGAAATTATGTCTAAAAATCCGGCGAGGATTTTAAAGCTGAATAAGGGCGAGATTAAAATAGGATATGATGGGGATCTGGTTTTAGTCGATTTAAATAAAAAGATAAAAGTCGATGCAAAAAATTTTGAATCCAAGGGTAAAAATACTCCATTTGATGGTATGGAGTTTTACGGGAAAGTATTGATGACTGTAAAAGGCGGGAGGGTCATATATGATAATAGACAGGCTCTATGA
- a CDS encoding aspartate carbamoyltransferase regulatory subunit — protein MLKIDGITRGIVIDHIKAGLGVKIFNYMGLDKADFTVALIMNANSNKLGKKDMIKIENAIDMDYTMLGLISPDITINIIDGGIIKKKIKLKLPERVENIIKCKNPRCVTSIEKYLPHIFYLVDEDKAEYRCKYCDEVYALSEV, from the coding sequence ATGTTAAAGATCGATGGGATAACAAGGGGTATAGTAATAGATCACATAAAAGCAGGACTTGGAGTCAAGATATTTAACTATATGGGCCTTGACAAAGCTGATTTTACAGTGGCCCTTATAATGAATGCAAACAGCAACAAGCTTGGCAAAAAGGACATGATTAAAATCGAAAATGCTATAGATATGGATTACACGATGCTCGGGCTTATCTCGCCTGATATCACGATAAATATAATAGATGGCGGTATTATAAAGAAAAAAATCAAGCTCAAGCTTCCGGAAAGAGTCGAAAATATTATAAAATGTAAAAATCCAAGATGTGTTACATCTATTGAAAAGTATTTGCCGCATATTTTTTATCTTGTGGATGAGGACAAAGCGGAATACAGGTGCAAGTATTGCGATGAAGTGTATGCTTTATCGGAGGTATAG
- the pyrB gene encoding aspartate carbamoyltransferase produces MLKGRHLIDPMDFTVDEMEEVFRFADRIIKDPERYLHICDGKILATLFYEPSTRTRFSFEAAMLRLGGRVIGFSEANSSSVSKGESIADTIRVVGCYADIAAMRNPKEGAPRVAAMYSNIPVINAGDGGHQHPTQTLTDLLTIRNIKGTLSNHTIGLCGDLKFGRTVHSLIKAMSRYENNKFILISPEELKVPDYIKKGILEKNNIEFEEVQNLEDVIGKLDILYMTRVQRERFFNEEDYLRLKDSYILDSEKMRQARDDMIVLHPLPRVNEIAYEVDGDKRACYFRQAKFGMYVRMALISKLLGVDR; encoded by the coding sequence ATGTTAAAAGGAAGACATTTAATCGATCCGATGGATTTTACGGTTGATGAAATGGAGGAAGTATTCAGGTTCGCGGACAGAATAATAAAAGATCCTGAAAGATATTTGCATATCTGCGACGGAAAGATACTTGCCACGCTTTTCTATGAACCCAGTACAAGGACGAGATTCAGCTTTGAAGCTGCCATGCTCAGGCTTGGAGGCAGGGTGATAGGTTTTTCGGAAGCGAATTCGAGCTCGGTTTCAAAAGGCGAAAGCATTGCGGACACCATAAGGGTTGTCGGGTGCTATGCGGATATCGCGGCTATGAGGAATCCCAAAGAAGGGGCGCCGAGGGTTGCCGCCATGTATTCAAACATACCGGTCATAAATGCAGGCGACGGCGGTCATCAGCATCCGACTCAAACGTTAACTGATCTTCTGACTATAAGAAATATAAAAGGAACACTATCAAACCATACGATAGGCCTCTGCGGAGATCTAAAATTCGGGCGTACAGTCCATTCACTCATAAAAGCCATGTCAAGATACGAAAACAATAAATTCATACTCATATCACCTGAGGAGCTTAAGGTTCCGGATTATATTAAAAAAGGAATACTCGAGAAAAACAATATAGAATTCGAAGAAGTCCAAAATCTCGAAGATGTAATAGGCAAGTTAGACATACTATATATGACGAGAGTTCAGAGGGAAAGATTTTTCAATGAAGAAGACTATTTAAGGCTGAAGGACAGCTATATACTGGACAGCGAAAAGATGAGGCAGGCAAGGGATGATATGATAGTGCTGCATCCGCTGCCGAGAGTGAATGAGATCGCATATGAAGTTGATGGTGATAAACGGGCATGCTATTTCAGACAGGCAAAGTTTGGAATGTATGTGAGGATGGCTTTAATATCAAAATTGCTGGGGGTCGATAGATAA
- a CDS encoding HIRAN domain-containing protein codes for MRENYFITITGLNHYYDKVPFEIGRILKIVKEPQNEYDDEAIRVELPYIGTVGYVANSSDTVFKGTISSGRLYDRIGDYAYVQVCFITHSNVIALVLSPKEVEKNSKEEEVQEIVKKLKTMIK; via the coding sequence ATGAGAGAGAATTATTTTATTACGATTACAGGGTTGAATCATTATTATGACAAAGTACCGTTTGAGATTGGACGTATACTAAAAATTGTAAAAGAGCCCCAAAACGAATATGATGATGAAGCGATACGTGTGGAACTTCCCTATATTGGCACGGTTGGTTATGTGGCTAACAGTTCCGATACTGTTTTCAAAGGGACGATAAGTTCCGGAAGGCTTTATGATCGGATAGGTGATTATGCATATGTTCAGGTTTGCTTTATTACACATTCAAATGTGATTGCGCTTGTACTTTCGCCAAAGGAAGTTGAGAAAAATTCAAAAGAAGAAGAGGTACAGGAAATAGTAAAAAAGTTGAAAACGATGATAAAATAA
- the hcp gene encoding hydroxylamine reductase has protein sequence MSDMFCFQCEQTAGCTGCKGRAGVCGKSSYVANLQDELTGALIALARCANKSKPTSSTSYTMIEGLFKTITNVNFDGESVKGEIEKVHREKDALISQHEHHSPTCKCSIDYDMKKLWTCNEDIRSLKSLILFGLRGMAAYAYHALMLGYTDEEVNNFFYKGMCAIGEDLKIDELIPIVMETGEVNLKCMELLDRANTETYGTPVPTTVSLTIQKGPFIVVSGHDLHDLYLLLEQTKEKGIDIYTHGEMLPANAYPKFKAYQHFKGNFGTAWYNQQKEFQSIPGTVLFTTNCLMPVKENYRDRIFTTGPVAYPGTVHIGDEKDFTPVIEKAIELGGYKEDHVMDGINGGTKVTTGFGHGTVLSVSYKVVDAVKKGKISHFFLVGGCDGARIGRNYYTEFVKKAPKDTIILTLGCGKYRFNDLDLGKIEGLPRIMDMGQCNDAYGAIRVAMALSKAFNCSVNELPLTMVLSWYEQKAVCILLTLLSLGIKNIYLGPTLPAFVSPNILGYLVKNFNISPTSTPDEDLKKILG, from the coding sequence ATGTCAGATATGTTTTGTTTTCAATGCGAGCAAACCGCCGGATGTACAGGATGCAAGGGAAGAGCCGGAGTCTGCGGGAAATCTTCATATGTTGCAAATTTGCAGGACGAGCTTACGGGTGCCCTTATCGCTCTTGCAAGATGCGCAAATAAAAGCAAACCTACATCATCAACGAGTTACACTATGATAGAAGGGCTTTTTAAAACTATTACCAATGTAAATTTCGATGGTGAATCAGTGAAAGGAGAAATTGAAAAAGTCCACAGGGAGAAAGATGCTTTGATATCACAGCATGAGCACCATTCACCTACCTGCAAATGTAGTATTGATTATGACATGAAAAAGCTCTGGACATGTAATGAAGATATTCGTTCTTTAAAATCTCTTATTTTATTTGGCTTGCGCGGTATGGCAGCCTATGCTTACCATGCGCTCATGCTTGGATATACTGATGAAGAAGTCAATAATTTTTTTTACAAGGGTATGTGTGCTATAGGAGAAGATTTGAAAATTGACGAACTTATTCCTATTGTGATGGAAACAGGGGAAGTCAACTTAAAGTGTATGGAGCTTCTTGACAGGGCAAATACTGAAACTTATGGCACACCTGTACCTACAACTGTGTCCCTTACCATACAGAAAGGCCCGTTCATTGTAGTAAGCGGCCATGATTTGCATGATCTTTATCTTCTCCTCGAGCAAACCAAAGAAAAAGGTATCGATATATATACTCATGGAGAGATGCTTCCTGCTAATGCATATCCAAAATTCAAGGCTTATCAACATTTTAAAGGAAATTTTGGGACTGCCTGGTACAATCAGCAAAAAGAATTTCAGAGTATACCAGGTACCGTATTATTTACCACCAATTGTCTCATGCCTGTAAAAGAGAACTATAGAGACCGAATTTTCACAACCGGCCCTGTAGCTTATCCAGGGACTGTACACATCGGTGATGAAAAAGACTTTACGCCTGTAATCGAAAAGGCAATAGAACTTGGAGGTTACAAGGAAGATCATGTTATGGATGGAATCAATGGAGGTACAAAAGTTACCACGGGATTTGGGCATGGGACGGTGCTTTCTGTTTCATACAAAGTTGTTGATGCCGTAAAAAAGGGAAAGATCAGTCATTTCTTCCTTGTAGGAGGTTGCGATGGTGCAAGGATAGGTAGAAATTACTATACTGAATTCGTGAAAAAAGCTCCTAAAGACACTATTATCCTTACGCTTGGCTGCGGCAAATACCGTTTCAACGATTTGGATCTTGGCAAAATAGAGGGACTGCCCCGCATCATGGATATGGGCCAATGCAATGATGCTTACGGTGCGATCCGTGTAGCAATGGCGCTTTCAAAAGCATTCAACTGCAGCGTGAACGAACTGCCGCTGACCATGGTGCTTTCATGGTATGAGCAAAAGGCAGTATGCATCTTGCTTACACTTTTGTCTCTTGGAATAAAGAACATTTATCTGGGGCCAACACTTCCAGCGTTTGTTTCTCCAAACATACTGGGTTATCTTGTTAAAAACTTTAATATTTCTCCAACTTCAACTCCTGATGAGGATTTAAAGAAGATTCTTGGTTGA
- a CDS encoding Crp/Fnr family transcriptional regulator: MIPIIGILKNTELFFNINEKNIKTMLKCLGNNKRNYTKGDFIFLAGKSAPFLCILLSGKAQVIKENILGDSMIIETLKAGDLFGETFACIGRKVMPVSVTALEKCEVLLLDVSRIVHTCQNACPFHQQLISNLLRIIAEKNALLNRKMSYITHKTIRKRLEAYFYDVAKSSGSYEFTIPFNQSELSGYLCIDRSAMCRELSHMKKDKILDYNGKHFYLLHPVGI, from the coding sequence TTGATCCCTATAATTGGCATATTAAAAAATACTGAATTATTTTTTAATATTAACGAGAAAAATATCAAAACTATGCTGAAATGCCTTGGAAACAACAAAAGAAATTATACAAAAGGCGATTTCATTTTCCTTGCAGGAAAATCCGCACCATTTTTATGTATTTTGCTCTCAGGTAAGGCACAGGTAATAAAAGAAAACATTCTTGGTGATTCCATGATTATTGAAACTTTGAAAGCAGGTGATCTTTTCGGAGAAACTTTTGCCTGCATCGGACGAAAAGTAATGCCTGTTTCAGTGACCGCTTTAGAAAAATGTGAAGTTCTTTTGCTCGATGTGAGCAGGATTGTCCACACATGCCAAAATGCCTGCCCCTTTCACCAGCAGTTGATTTCAAACCTGCTCAGGATCATTGCAGAAAAGAACGCCCTGCTAAACCGAAAGATGTCTTATATCACTCATAAGACAATACGTAAAAGGCTTGAGGCATATTTTTATGATGTTGCAAAAAGTAGCGGGTCTTACGAATTTACAATCCCATTTAATCAAAGTGAGCTGTCTGGCTATCTTTGCATAGACCGAAGCGCCATGTGCAGGGAACTTTCGCACATGAAAAAAGATAAGATCCTGGATTATAACGGGAAACATTTTTATCTGCTACATCCAGTTGGAATTTAG